In Salvelinus namaycush isolate Seneca unplaced genomic scaffold, SaNama_1.0 Scaffold3454, whole genome shotgun sequence, the following proteins share a genomic window:
- the LOC120040360 gene encoding putative uncharacterized protein DDB_G0286901, translating to MWRKLGDKDYNSLNSNSLNSSSLNSNSLNSNSLNSNSLNSNSLNSSSLNSNSLNSNSLNSNSLNSNSLNSNSLNSSSLNSNSLNSNSLNSNSLNSNSLNSLNSSSLNSSSLNSNSLNSKSLNSLNSSSLNSSSLNSNNLNSNSLNSNSLNSNSLNSNSLNSNSLNSSSLNSLNNNSLNSNSLNSNSLNSNSLNSNSLNSNSLNSNSLNSNSLNSNSLNSSSLNSLNNNSLNSNSLNSNSLNSNSLNSNSLNSSSLNSLNNNSLNSNSLNSNSLNSNSLNSNSLNRNSLNSLNSNSLNSNSLNSNSLNSNSLNSNSLNSNSLNSNSLNSNSLNSNSLNSNSLNSSSLNSLNNNSLNSNSLNSNSLNSNSLNSNSLNSSSLNSNSLNSNSLNSLNSNSLNSSSLNSSSLNSNSLNSNSLNSLNSNSLNSNSLNSSSLNSNSLNSNSLNSNSLNSNSLNSNSLNSLNSNSLNSNSLNSLNSNSLNSNSLNSNSLNSNSLNSNSLNSSSLNSNSLNSNSVNSQQ from the coding sequence CTTGGAGATAAGGACTACAACAGTCTGAACAGTAACAGTCTGAACAGTAGCAGTCTGAACAGTAACAGTCTGAACAGCAACAGTCTGAACAGTAACAGTCTGAACAGTAACAGTCTGAACAGCAGCAGTCTGAACAGTAACAGTCTGAACAGTAACAGTCTGAACAGTAACAGTCTGAACAGTAACAGTCTGAACAGCAACAGTCTGAACAGCAGCAGTCTGAACAGTAACAGTCTGAACAGTAACAGTCTGAACAGTAACAGTCTGAACAGTAACAGTCTGAACAGTCTGAACAGCAGCAGTCTGAACAGCAGCAGTCTGAACAGTAACAGTCTGAACAGTAAAAGTCTGAACAGTCTGAACAGCAGCAGTCTGAACAGCAGCAGTCTGAACAGTAACAATCTGAACAGTAACAGTCTGAACAGCAACAGTCTGAACAGTAACAGTCTGAACAGTAACAGTCTGAACAGTAACAGTCTGAACAGCAGCAGTCTGAACAGTCTGAACAATAACAGTCTGAACAGTAACAGTCTGAACAGTAACAGTCTGAACAGTAACAGTCTGAACAGTAACAGTCTGAACAGCAACAGTCTGAACAGTAACAGTCTGAACAGTAACAGTCTGAACAGTAACAGTCTGAACAGCAGCAGTCTGAACAGTCTGAACAATAACAGTCTGAACAGTAACAGTCTGAACAGTAACAGTCTGAACAGTAACAGTCTGAACAGTAACAGTCTGAACAGCAGCAGTCTGAACAGTCTGAACAATAACAGTCTGAACAGTAACAGTCTGAACAGTAACAGTCTGAACAGTAACAGTCTGAACAGTAACAGTCTGAACAGGAACAGTCTGAACAGTCTGAACAGTAACAGTCTGAACAGTAACAGTCTGAACAGTAACAGTCTGAACAGTAACAGTCTGAACAGCAACAGTCTGAACAGCAACAGTCTGAACAGTAACAGTCTGAACAGTAACAGTCTGAACAGTAACAGTCTGAACAGTAACAGTCTGAACAGCAGCAGTCTGAACAGTCTGAACAATAACAGTCTGAACAGTAACAGTCTGAACAGTAACAGTCTGAACAGTAACAGTCTGAACAGTAACAGTCTGAACAGCAGCAGTCTGAACAGTAACAGTCTGAACAGTAACAGTCTGAACAGTCTGAACAGTAACAGTCTGAACAGCAGCAGTCTGAACAGCAGCAGTCTGAACAGCAACAGTCTGAACAGTAACAGTCTGAACAGTCTGAACAGTAACAGTCTGAACAGTAACAGTCTGAACAGCAGCAGTCTGAACAGTAACAGTCTGAACAGCAACAGTCTGAACAGTAACAGTCTGAACAGTAACAGTCTGAACAGTAACAGTCTGAACAGTCTGAACAGTAACAGTCTGAACAGTAACAGTCTGAACAGTCTGAACAGTAACAGTCTGAACAGTAACAGTCTGAACAGTAACAGTCTGAACAGTAACAGTCTGAACAGTAACAGTCTGAACAGTAGCAGTCTGAACAGTAACAGTCTGAACAGTAACAGTGTGAACAGTCAACAGTAA